A window of Spiroplasma syrphidicola EA-1 contains these coding sequences:
- the secY gene encoding preprotein translocase subunit SecY, with the protein MVVKTKAKKQKKEISLTKSSSFFVKNKDLIKRILFTIMVLVIIRLGSYLTVPGVQVSDNFNSNAESEQFFALISMLGGGTLGQFSILALGVSPYITASIIVQLLSTDVIPPLSRWAKSGEKGRKKLDRLTKWLTIPFAIMQGIATIFTMANQGLITPKWTSSDFGTGSPIFYYILIPCALIAGTMLMLWMADQITIKGIGNGVSLIIFAGIVAKLPENLMTTFKFWISGQEDINLLFDGILKFLGYVIMFLLVILFVVMLNESERKLPIQQTGSGLSAGGQEETKPFLPLKINSAGVIPVIFASALISAPITVAQIISVNNPTNGFVWFSNNYLSFNTWPGIIIYAVLTILFTFLYSQVQMNPEKIAENFQKAGTFIPGVRPGKETEKYIKGTINRLSILGSIFLAGIAVLPYIISKLTSLPSALAIGGTGLIIMVSVALETVRQVKGRITQQAFIDKKAESIINDKNDSYLW; encoded by the coding sequence ATAGTTGTGAAAACTAAGGCTAAAAAACAGAAAAAGGAAATAAGTTTGACAAAATCTTCAAGTTTCTTTGTTAAAAACAAAGATTTGATTAAAAGAATTTTATTTACAATTATGGTTTTAGTAATTATTCGTTTGGGTAGTTACTTAACTGTCCCTGGGGTTCAGGTTTCTGATAACTTTAATAGTAATGCAGAATCAGAACAATTCTTTGCGCTAATTTCAATGTTAGGTGGGGGAACACTAGGTCAATTTTCAATTTTAGCCTTAGGGGTATCACCATATATTACCGCCTCAATTATTGTCCAATTATTATCGACTGATGTAATTCCACCGCTATCGCGTTGAGCAAAAAGTGGGGAAAAAGGTCGAAAAAAATTGGATCGTTTAACAAAATGATTAACAATCCCCTTTGCAATTATGCAGGGGATTGCGACTATCTTTACAATGGCTAACCAAGGTTTAATTACCCCAAAATGAACATCAAGTGATTTTGGAACAGGAAGCCCAATCTTCTATTACATTTTAATTCCTTGTGCTTTGATTGCCGGAACAATGTTAATGTTGTGAATGGCAGATCAAATTACGATTAAAGGAATTGGAAATGGGGTTTCGTTAATTATTTTTGCCGGAATTGTTGCTAAATTACCAGAAAATTTAATGACAACTTTCAAATTCTGAATTTCAGGGCAAGAAGATATTAACTTATTGTTTGATGGAATCCTAAAATTCTTAGGATATGTCATCATGTTCTTATTAGTAATTCTCTTTGTCGTAATGTTAAATGAATCGGAGCGAAAACTACCAATTCAACAAACGGGAAGTGGATTATCCGCGGGGGGTCAAGAAGAGACCAAACCGTTCTTACCATTAAAAATTAACTCTGCTGGAGTTATCCCTGTTATTTTTGCCTCAGCATTAATTTCAGCGCCAATTACTGTTGCCCAAATCATTAGTGTTAATAATCCAACAAATGGTTTTGTGTGATTTAGTAATAACTATTTATCATTTAATACGTGACCTGGAATTATTATTTATGCTGTTTTAACGATTTTATTTACATTCTTGTATTCACAAGTGCAAATGAATCCAGAAAAGATTGCCGAAAACTTTCAAAAAGCGGGAACGTTTATTCCCGGAGTACGGCCAGGAAAAGAAACAGAAAAATATATTAAAGGGACAATTAATCGTTTAAGTATTTTAGGATCAATTTTCTTAGCGGGAATTGCCGTCTTACCATACATTATTAGTAAATTAACATCCTTACCAAGTGCTTTAGCAATTGGAGGAACCGGGTTAATTATTATGGTTTCAGTTGCGTTAGAAACAGTTCGTCAAGTTAAAGGACGAATTACTCAACAAGCCTTTATTGATAAAAAAGCCGAAAGTATTATTAATGACAAAAACGATTCATATTTGTGATAG
- a CDS encoding adenylate kinase, which produces MKNIILLGAPGSGKGTQSEHLIQEYGFHHLSTGDIIRKNIHDNTEYGQLCKKYSEEGKLVPDDIMIAMVEDHLKNLQGSIIWDGFPRTINQAQKLDQLLAKLGRKINHTLYFEIDESKLIARITGRRICPKCGKTYHLTALPPKQEGLCDLDGSALIQRADDSVDKITVRLAAYHKDTAPLVDYYLHQQNLTVIDADMTGHAVWDQIVAVLK; this is translated from the coding sequence ATGAAAAACATTATTTTATTAGGAGCGCCTGGGAGTGGGAAAGGTACACAATCAGAACATTTAATTCAAGAATATGGCTTTCATCATCTTTCAACGGGCGATATTATTCGCAAAAATATTCACGATAATACCGAATATGGTCAATTATGTAAAAAATATTCCGAAGAAGGGAAGTTAGTTCCTGATGATATTATGATTGCAATGGTTGAAGACCATTTAAAAAATTTGCAAGGAAGCATCATTTGAGATGGCTTTCCACGCACAATTAATCAAGCGCAAAAATTAGACCAATTATTGGCAAAATTAGGACGTAAGATTAACCATACATTATATTTTGAAATTGATGAAAGTAAGCTAATTGCCCGTATTACTGGGCGACGCATTTGTCCAAAATGTGGTAAAACATACCATTTAACAGCTTTACCACCAAAACAAGAAGGACTTTGTGACCTTGATGGAAGCGCTTTAATTCAACGCGCTGATGATAGCGTTGACAAAATTACTGTTCGTTTAGCGGCTTATCATAAAGATACAGCCCCATTAGTGGATTATTATTTACATCAACAAAATTTAACGGTCATTGATGCTGATATGACGGGACATGCCGTTTGAGATCAAATCGTGGCGGTACTTAAATAA
- the infA gene encoding translation initiation factor IF-1, with amino-acid sequence MAKSDLLEVQGTILEVLPNTMFKVKLENGAVILAHVSGKIRMNYIRILPGDAVTVEMSPYDLERGRIIFRHK; translated from the coding sequence ATGGCCAAAAGTGATTTATTAGAAGTCCAAGGGACAATTTTAGAAGTATTACCAAATACAATGTTTAAGGTGAAATTAGAAAATGGCGCAGTTATTCTTGCCCACGTTTCTGGTAAAATCCGGATGAATTACATTCGCATTTTACCAGGGGATGCGGTAACTGTTGAAATGTCACCTTACGATTTAGAACGTGGGCGAATTATTTTTAGACATAAATAG
- the rpmJ gene encoding 50S ribosomal protein L36 — MKVRSSVKKICDKCRVIRRKSRVMIICQQPKHKQRQG, encoded by the coding sequence ATGAAAGTACGATCATCTGTAAAAAAAATTTGTGACAAATGTCGTGTAATTAGACGAAAAAGTCGTGTTATGATAATTTGTCAACAACCAAAACACAAGCAAAGACAAGGTTAA
- the rpsM gene encoding 30S ribosomal protein S13, with amino-acid sequence MARIGGVDIPNDKRVVIALTYIYGIGKPLSQEILKRASISEDVRVKDLSEDELTKIRNEIAKYKTEGDLRREVALNIKRLMEIGSYRGMRHRKGLPVRGQSSKQNARTVKGPRKTVANKKK; translated from the coding sequence ATGGCACGTATTGGCGGAGTAGATATTCCAAATGATAAGCGAGTAGTTATTGCATTAACTTATATCTATGGAATTGGGAAACCATTATCACAAGAAATTTTAAAAAGAGCTAGCATCTCAGAAGATGTTCGCGTTAAAGATTTATCAGAAGATGAATTAACAAAAATCAGAAATGAAATTGCAAAATATAAAACTGAAGGGGACTTACGTCGAGAAGTTGCTCTAAACATTAAACGTTTAATGGAAATTGGAAGTTATCGCGGAATGCGTCACCGTAAAGGGTTACCAGTTCGTGGACAATCTTCAAAACAAAATGCTCGAACAGTTAAAGGACCACGTAAAACTGTGGCTAATAAGAAAAAATAG
- the rpsK gene encoding 30S ribosomal protein S11 — protein sequence MAGKKTVSKKKAKKNILKGIAHIHSTFNNTIVTISDEAGNVISWSSAGAMGFKGSKKSTPYAAQMVAEAAGKASQEHGMNSVQVEVKGPGPGRDAAVRSIQAIGLEITSIKDVTPIPHNGARPPKRPRG from the coding sequence ATGGCAGGTAAAAAAACAGTTAGCAAGAAAAAAGCGAAAAAAAATATTCTGAAAGGAATCGCCCATATTCATTCAACTTTCAATAATACAATTGTGACAATTTCAGATGAAGCAGGAAATGTAATTTCTTGATCATCAGCTGGCGCAATGGGATTTAAAGGAAGTAAAAAATCAACACCATATGCAGCGCAAATGGTTGCTGAAGCAGCTGGGAAAGCAAGTCAAGAACACGGAATGAATAGTGTTCAAGTTGAAGTTAAAGGTCCGGGACCAGGAAGAGATGCTGCCGTGCGTAGTATTCAAGCAATTGGGTTAGAAATTACTTCAATTAAAGATGTAACTCCAATTCCTCATAATGGGGCAAGACCACCAAAAAGACCAAGAGGATAG
- a CDS encoding DNA-directed RNA polymerase subunit alpha, with protein sequence MKQFIRPEFKLQAEDKTNNYGKFLVEPLERGFGITLGNAIRRTLLSATPGAAVFAVRIKGASHEFTAIPGVVEHVTKIILNIKNLVLIINQDIIPDGESVILKISSTKEGEILAKDIILPAGVEVVNPSLHLATISKGGSLEIELHARNSRGYKSFNDNKKEKKYADLIVIDSNYSPIQKVSYKVEPTKVGKNADLEKLELEVQTDSSITPVNAVAMAAKVLTEHLEFFVNLNEAIKATQIISSETETEEDELDRSIDELEFTQRSQNCLKRAKIDTLRDLVSKTEDEIQQIRNLGKKSLTEIKEKVAQLGLHFRRD encoded by the coding sequence ATGAAACAATTTATTAGACCAGAATTTAAATTACAAGCTGAAGATAAGACAAATAATTATGGTAAATTTTTAGTTGAACCATTAGAACGTGGTTTTGGGATAACTTTAGGTAATGCTATTCGCCGAACACTATTATCCGCAACACCAGGAGCAGCTGTTTTTGCTGTGCGGATTAAAGGGGCATCACATGAATTTACAGCAATCCCAGGGGTTGTTGAACATGTGACAAAGATTATTTTAAACATTAAAAATTTAGTGTTAATTATCAACCAAGATATTATTCCTGACGGAGAATCAGTAATCTTAAAAATTTCTTCAACAAAAGAAGGAGAAATTTTAGCAAAAGATATTATTTTACCAGCCGGTGTTGAAGTTGTTAATCCAAGTCTTCATCTTGCAACAATTTCAAAAGGGGGAAGCTTAGAAATTGAATTACATGCGCGTAATTCACGGGGATATAAATCATTTAATGACAATAAAAAAGAAAAAAAATATGCTGATTTAATTGTTATTGATTCAAATTATTCACCAATTCAAAAAGTTTCTTACAAAGTTGAACCAACAAAAGTTGGGAAAAATGCTGATTTAGAAAAATTAGAATTAGAAGTTCAAACAGATAGTTCAATTACCCCAGTTAATGCGGTGGCAATGGCAGCGAAAGTTTTAACAGAACACTTAGAATTCTTTGTTAACTTAAATGAAGCTATTAAAGCAACTCAAATTATTTCGTCAGAAACTGAAACAGAAGAAGATGAATTAGATCGTAGTATTGATGAATTAGAGTTTACACAACGTTCACAAAATTGCTTAAAACGAGCAAAAATTGATACATTACGTGATTTAGTTTCAAAAACAGAAGATGAAATTCAACAAATCCGTAATTTAGGGAAAAAATCATTAACAGAAATTAAAGAAAAAGTTGCCCAATTAGGGTTACACTTTAGAAGAGATTAG
- the rplQ gene encoding 50S ribosomal protein L17 codes for MSYQQKRGKNTSWRNGLMRNLATELIIHERLEVTETRAKELRKHVDKLVTLGKRQDLHSRRRAASFLRNIDANEKETALQKLFDGVAKKYKNRNGGYTRILKLDNRKGDNAPMVIIELV; via the coding sequence ATGTCATATCAACAAAAAAGAGGAAAAAACACTTCATGAAGAAATGGTTTAATGCGTAATTTAGCAACAGAATTAATTATTCATGAACGCCTAGAAGTTACTGAAACAAGAGCAAAAGAATTACGTAAACATGTTGATAAACTAGTTACTTTAGGAAAACGTCAAGATTTGCATTCACGTCGTCGTGCGGCAAGTTTCTTACGTAATATTGATGCAAATGAAAAAGAAACAGCATTACAAAAATTATTTGATGGTGTCGCTAAAAAATATAAAAATCGTAATGGTGGATACACTCGAATTCTGAAGTTAGATAATCGTAAAGGCGATAATGCCCCAATGGTAATTATCGAATTAGTATAA
- the map gene encoding type I methionyl aminopeptidase translates to MVTIKTTQEINYMRKACETLKLIHEELKAMIKPGVTGLMLNQKAEEIIAANDCVPNFKGLYNFPASICVSLNDVLVHGIPDHRPFQDGDLVSVDAGCAYQGYNSDGAFTVIVGSPKDPIDEKLVLVTKTSLDKAIAILKPGVRIGDISATIQSYVEENGFFLPTEFTGHGIGRNLHEDPHIPNSGPAGVGMRLQAGMTICIEPMVQIGTKEIKMLSDNWTPVSKNRLNSAHFEHTILITDEGCEVLT, encoded by the coding sequence ATGGTAACAATAAAAACCACACAAGAAATTAACTATATGCGTAAAGCTTGTGAAACACTAAAATTAATTCATGAAGAATTAAAAGCAATGATTAAACCAGGAGTAACAGGATTAATGTTAAATCAAAAAGCCGAAGAAATTATTGCTGCGAATGATTGTGTCCCAAATTTTAAAGGCTTATACAATTTTCCAGCTTCAATTTGTGTTTCGTTAAATGATGTTTTAGTCCATGGGATTCCTGATCATCGTCCCTTTCAAGATGGCGATTTAGTATCTGTTGATGCAGGATGTGCTTATCAAGGTTATAATTCCGATGGGGCTTTTACTGTCATTGTTGGGAGTCCAAAAGATCCAATTGATGAAAAATTGGTTTTGGTTACCAAAACATCATTGGATAAAGCAATTGCGATTTTAAAACCCGGAGTTAGAATTGGGGATATTAGTGCCACAATCCAAAGTTATGTTGAAGAAAATGGCTTTTTTTTACCAACCGAGTTTACAGGGCATGGGATTGGCCGTAATTTGCATGAAGATCCCCATATTCCCAATAGTGGTCCAGCTGGGGTTGGGATGCGTTTACAAGCGGGGATGACAATTTGTATTGAACCAATGGTCCAAATTGGGACAAAAGAGATTAAAATGCTTAGTGATAATTGAACGCCTGTTTCAAAAAATCGTTTAAATAGTGCCCATTTTGAGCATACAATTTTAATTACCGATGAAGGTTGTGAAGTATTAACATAA